Proteins from a single region of Anastrepha ludens isolate Willacy chromosome 5, idAnaLude1.1, whole genome shotgun sequence:
- the LOC128864151 gene encoding cilia- and flagella-associated protein 20, translating to MFRSRHQKGCFSVFYSLGSSPLQFWSTHIQNGYIKRVIDEDVKSVVMEIMGSNVSTTYITGPRDPKMSFGIKLPFLVLLIKNLHKYFTFEVKILDDQRFMRRFRVSNFQSKTSVKPFCTAMPMGMSPGWNQIHFNLADFTRRAYGTNYLETVRLQIHANVRIRRIYFTDHLYSEEDLPNEFRLVSKPAEKNKGREYKVPPAARPPSPAKSPTTTERAVSPTGETTAAEPSEPPTEGVDTEKYY from the exons ATGTTTCGGAGTCGTCATCAGAAAGGTTGTTTTTCTGTGTTTTACAGCCTTGGCAGCAGCCCGTTACAATTCTGGTCCACACAT aTCCAGAATGGTTACATTAAACGTGTCATAGACGAGGATGTAAAGTCCGTTGTTATGGAGATTATGGGTTCAAATGTGTCTACCACCTACATCACGGGGCCAAGGGATCCCAAAATGTCCTTCGGCATTAAATTGCCTTTTCTCgtattgcttattaaaaatctacacaaatattttacattcgaAGTTAAA ATCTTAGATGATCAACGTTTCATGCGTCGCTTTCGGGTGTCAAATTTCCAAAGTAAAACGTCTGTGAAACCTTTTTGCACAGCCATGCCAATGGGTATGTCACCAGGCTGGAATCAAATACATTTTAACTTGGCGGACTTTACACGTCGTGCCTACGGCACCAACTACCTAGAGACTGTGCGTCTACAGATCCATGCCAATGTGCGCATACGACGCATATACTTCACAGACCACTTATATTCCGAGGAAGATCTGCCGAATGAATTCCGATTGGTTTCGAAGCCAgcagaaaagaacaaaggacgCGAATATAAAGTGCCGCCTGCCGCTCGTCCGCCATCACCAGCGAAATCGCCTACTACAACTGAACGAGCCGTCTCACCGACTGGCGAAACAACAGCTGCTGAACCGTCAGAACCCCCTACTGAAGGGGTCGACACAGAAAAATACTACTAA
- the LOC128864150 gene encoding ER membrane protein complex subunit 3, with product MTELLIDPNIRVWVFLPIVLITFFVGVMRHYVSVLISSQKKAEITQIQDSQAMIRARLLRENGKYLTAHSFAMRKNFFNHEETGYFKTQKRAPVAQNSTAMLTDMVKGNFINVLPMVIIGGWINWMFSGFVTTKVPFPLTLRFKPMLQRGVELASLDAAWVSSASWYFLNVFGLRSIYTLVLGENNQADQTQAQADAMTGAAMTMPQDPKAAFKAEWEALEITEYHSALKNVEKDLLHYAFGGEISVENSVRQ from the exons ATGACGGAGCTGCTTATCGATCCGAATATACGAGTTTGGGTTTTCCTTCCCATAGTGCTTATCACATTTTTCGTTGGGGTGATGCGCCACTATGTGTCCGTGCTAATATCATCACAAAAGAAGGCCGAAATTACACAAATTCAAGATAG TCAAGCTATGATACGTGCGCGCCTACTACGCGAAAATGGCAAATACCTTACTGCTCATTCGTTCGCCATGcgaaaaaatttcttcaacCACGAAGAAACAGGCTACTTCAAAACTCAAAAACGTGCACCGGTAGCTCAAAATTCCACCGCTATGCTAACAGACATGGTGAAAGGCAACTTCATCAATGTATTGCCAATGGTAATTATCGGTGGCTGGATTAATTGGATGTTCTCAGGATTTGTCACCACCAAAGTGCCCTTCCCCCTAACATTGCGTTTCAAACCTATGTTGCAACGCGGTGTAGAACTTGCTTCTCTAGATGCTGCCTGGGTATCGTCTGCTTCATGGTATTTCTTAAACGTCTTCGGTCTGCGCTCCATATATACACTTGTACTGGGCGAGAATAATCAAGCAGATCAGACACAAGCGCAGGCAGATGCCATGACGGGTGCAGCAATGACGATGCCGCAGGATCCGAAGGCGGCTTTTAAAGCTGAATGGGAAGCTTTGGAAATCACAGAGTACCATAGTGCGTTGAAGAATGTAGAAAAGGATCTGTTGCATTACGCTTTCGGTGGCGAAATATCGGTGGAGAATAGTGTGCGACAGTAG
- the LOC128864153 gene encoding protein dpy-30 homolog, whose protein sequence is MDKNDRSATPQPVADQQPATDAAGNATNHNQQSSAQPQCKKPRTDLSSLPTRQYLDQTVAPILLHGLQTLARERPADPVSFLAAYLLKNKNRCEESLPENI, encoded by the coding sequence ATGGATAAAAATGACAGATCAGCGACACCACAGCCGGTTGCCGATCAACAGCCTGCAACCGATGCAGCCGGTAATGCGACAAATCATAATCAGCAATCGTCTGCGCAACCCCAATGTAAGAAGCCTCGAACGGATCTAAGCTCACTGCCCACTCGTCAATATTTAGACCAAACGGTAGCACCGATACTATTACACGGTTTACAAACACTAGCTCGAGAACGACCAGCAGACCCCGTAAGTTTCTTAGCGGCTTATctgctgaaaaacaaaaatcgctgTGAAGAATCGTTACCAGAAAATATTTAG
- the LOC128864145 gene encoding nonsense-mediated mRNA decay factor SMG8: MPEYQSWTFPDIPADLIELFFQNDEKLVVVGVIGKSAFCDSNKMVAIGVLDSHPSLLKHEPQEGSIQFYYNRKKSMLLLHFETTFDAACMQKMLEEELAQDTYGHFLLFNQRVRNRFARMMLFATQICHVIVFVELNVTFDSSLLMIFRALKIIRDKYILKFLPKLVKNSSTGTFLGKSARLCSPRVLFLFENYPDGYEKTNECISKLEFEVEDSIYKMLRNEFIITNNSGMSLFSIPSNKRFVYYNTDPRLREDPLLKSITLLQSFLQKSNFKEDDEDDLEDLQPFKGFGKPLIQCNLERIQQSAKETCVKERNFMDLLTDHVNEALQTGFDDSSTKFKGKNHFVILPAKSWYETFKMLHKIFIENPDNPKFEANDGDYKAYLENFNKIMNIDDEFFNACCDIGLQKAFAMYNNPTLTHYSSTVHKKLVDEAVILYMKYARGTQTVINESKLREMCERCWQNGKQQCELPSLRGHPCILPKHIVKDASEHSSAHVFISACNCGRTQGRREDPYTIRHANYEFYEYMANNCNLCAKVKKVHFPVFEPSVNDYRAAEFEVAFPKLSIHDSMDLADRHNLRSPDSIDSDECSQPLTASQGTHTNLSLVSSDVLDKIAVNDADMQSSDESLNELVIQVKDKDAQKAEEKERSIYRQPSTTEYLPGMVHTESPLGLLPRFPSWSLVCAGPSSVYSHNTGLMEHFQSGFLSGANFLLPWDVHVRLEHSQSWAYEKTRLRKMGEVFILKIFVGCEYECPRGHRFMMSSADKVLRGGSGILRDSGSKIVYNNMPLYFPCPCRSHKADVAQLMRVHVVTPKAPVNVILDPKVRTGEREYIFSMGLPNPPKLTQSAYWILRLPYIYQGDAGPIAPPTEVSATNAINYGCLLAGMFGVSETEVDD, translated from the exons ATGCCTGAATATCAAAGTTGGACCTTCCCGGATATACCCGCAGATCTAAT CGAACTGTTTTTCCAAAATGATGAAAAGCTGGTGGTGGTGGGTGTAATAGGGAAATCAGCTTTCTGCGATAGCAATAAAATGGTTGCAATCGGTGTGTTAGACAGTCACCCCAGCTTACTAAAGCATGAGCCGCAAGAG ggTAGTATTCAATTCTATTATAACCGTAAGAAGTCGATGTTGCTTCTGCACTTTGAAACCACATTTGATGCCGCCTGTATGCAGAAAATGCTTGAGGAAGAGCTGGCACAAGATACGTATGGGCATTTCTTGCTATTCAATCAACGTGTGCGTAATCGTTTTGCGCGAATGATGCTCTTTGCCACACAGATTTGTCacgtaattgtttttgttgaactAAATGTAACTTTCGATTCATCTCTGTTGATGATCTTTAGAGCACTAAAGATTATAAG GGACAAGTACATACTAAAGTTTTTGCCGAAACTGGTTAAAAACTCCAGCACTGGTACATTTTTAGGCAAATCTGCACGCTTGTGTTCACCACGTGTACTTTTCCTCTTCGAGAACTATCCGGATGGTTATG AGAAAACAAACGAATGCATTTCTAAACTAGAGTTTGAAGTGGAGGATAGCATTTATAAAATGCTGCGAAACGAATTCATTATCACCAACAACAG CGGCATGTCGCTTTTTTCTATACCGAGCAATAAGCGTTTTGTCTACTACAACACAGACCCACGACTGCGTGAGGATCCATTGCTGAAATCAATAACATTGCTGCAAAGCTTTCTGCAGAAATCTAATTTTAAAGAAGACGACGAAGACGATCTTGAAGATTTGCAGCCTTTCAAG GGATTTGGTAAACCACTCATACAATGCAATCTGGAACGCATTCAACAATCTGCAAAGGAAACATGTGTCAAAGAGCGTAATTTTATGGATTTATTGACGGACCATGTCAATGAAGCACTACAAACGGGCTTTGATGATAGTTCGACCAAGTTTAAGGGCAAAAACCATTTTGTG aTACTCCCAGCCAAGTCCTGGTACGAAACTTTCAAGATGTTGCATAAGATTTTCATCGAAAATCCAGATAATCCCAAATTTGAGGCCAATGATGGAGATTAT AAAGCATACCTGgagaatttcaataaaattatgaaCATCGACGATGA ATTCTTCAACGCCTGCTGTGACATCGGCTTGCAGAAGGCTTTTGCAATGTATAACAACCCAACATTGACGCACTACAGCAGTACAGTGCATAAAAAACTG GTTGATGAGGCCGTTATTTTATACATGAAATATGCGCGCGGTACACAAACCGTTATTAACGAATCGAAACTACGTGAAATGTGTGAGCGGTGCTGGCAAAACGGTAAACAACAATGCGAGCTGCCGAGCCTACGCGGCCATCCTTGCATACTGCCCAAACACATCGTTAAAGATGCCTCGGAGCACAGCAGTGCGCACGTATTTATCTCCGCATGTAATTGTGGGCGCACACAGGGACGGCGTGAGGATCCCTACACTATAAGGCATGCAAATTATGAGTTCTACGAATACATGGCGAATAATTGTAATCTTTGCgccaaagtaaaaaaagtgcATTTCCCAGTTTTTGAACCGTCTGTCAATGATTACAG AGCTGCCGAGTTCGAGGTCGCATTCCCAAAGCTGTCAATACACGATTCTATGGATTTAGCTGACCGACATAATCTGCGCTCTCCCGATTCCATTGATTCTGACGAGTGCTCCCAACCACTTACCGCCTCACAAGGTACGCATACCAACCTGAGTCTCGTCTCATCCGATGTACTGGATAAAATCGCCGTTAATGATGCTGATATGCAAAGCTCCGACGAATCGCTTAATGAATTAGTTATACAGGTGAAGGATAAAGATGCACAAAAAGCAGAAGAGAAAGAACGTAGTATATATAGGCAGCCATCTACTACTGAGTATCTACCTGGCATGGTCCATACGGAGTCGCCATTGGGTTTGCTGCCACGTTTTCCGAGTTGGTCGCTGGTGTGTGCCGGTCCAAGTTCTGTTTACAGTCACAACACCGGTCTGATGGAGCACTTTCAAAGTGGTTTTTTGTCGGGCGCAAATTTTCTGCTCCCCTGGGATGTGCATGTACGTTTGGAGCACTCGCAATCGTGGGCATATGAGAAAACACGTCTGCGTAAAATGGGTGAAGTATTCATATTGAAGATATTTGTTGGTTGCGAGTATGAGTGCCCGCGAGGTCATAGATTTATGATGAGCTCGGCAGATAAGGTTTTGCGCGGTGGGTCAG GTATACTTCGTGATAGTGGCAGTAAAATAGTCTATAACAATATGCCCTTGTATTTCCCATGTCCTTGTCGTTCGCACAAGGCTGATGTGGCGCAGCTAATGCGTGTGCATGTGGTGACGCCGAAGGCACCTGTAAATGTAATCTTGGATCCAAAG GTGCGCACTGGTGAAcgagaatatattttttcgatGGGTCTGCCCAATCCTCCGAAACTAACACAAAGCGCTTACTGGATTTTGCGACTCCCTTACATATATCAAGGTGACGCAGGACCCATAGCTCCACCAACCGAAGTATCCGCAACTAATGCAATCAATTATGGTTGCCTGTTGGCTGGCATGTTTGGCGTTAGCGAAACAGAAGTGGATGACTAA
- the LOC128864149 gene encoding replication termination factor 2, with the protein MGCDGGTIPRRDELVRTAKKPEQKDKDAEREFRWLHCALTQQRLQEPIVMCALGRMYTKQSVIEQLLEKEKMPESAKHIRSLKDIKTLQLTPNPAYTDEDKTEGLLDTRHAPYICKLIGLEMSGKFRFVALWTCGCVISERALKQIKRDDSGGSTCPLCLVPFGIEDVIVLNGSDEDLELMQAKMEMRNVKRKACKKDKKEKKEKKPVEDNSKQNKDKKDDVQIEKLDVVSNEKLSKNEEQAAESAPSTSKAAAIQTKTKIVANLKRSGAAENALEDPEMKRLKTNYSVAKDPKASDVYKSLFTTHKSEKEQSRAHWVTYNPFYN; encoded by the exons atggggtGCGATGGTGGTACTATACCTCGTCGAGACGAGCTCGTGCGCACAGCTAAAAAACCAGAACAG AAAGATAAAGACGCCGAACGCGAGTTTCGCTGGCTTCATTGTGCGCTAACTCAACAACGATTGCAAGAGCCAATCGTGATGTGCGCTCTAGGGCGTATGTACACTAAGCAAAGCGTCATAGAACAATTActagaaaaggaaaaaatgccaGAATCCGCCAAGCATATTCGCAGTTTAAAAGACATCAAAACTCTTCAACTTACACCAAATCCAGCTTACACTGACGAAGATAAAACTGAAGGCCTGTTGGACACGCGCCATGctccatacatatgcaaattaaTAGGACTTGAAATGTCGGGAAAATTTCGCTTCGTTGCCTTGTGGACCTGCGGTTGTGTAATATCTGAGCGGGCGCTTAAGCAAATAAAACGTGACGACAGCGGTGGCAGTACATGCCCGCTTTGTCTCGTGCCATTTGGGATCGAGGATGTAATTGTGCTCAATGGATCTGATGAAGATTTGGAATTGATGCAGGCTAAAATGGAAATGCGTAATGTAAAACGTAAGGCGTGCAAAAAAGACAAgaaggagaaaaaagaaaagaaacctGTCGAggataattcaaaacaaaataaggATAAAAAAGATGATGTACAAATAGAAAAACTGGATGTTGTGTCAAATGAGAAACTTTCTAAAAACGAAGAGCAGGCAGCTGAGAGTGCACCCTCCACAAGCAAGGCCGCAGCGATTCAAACAAAAACGAAGATCGTCGCAAATCTAAAACGTTCGGGGGCAGCTGAAAATGCTTTAGAGGATCCGGAAATGAAACGTTTAAAGACCAATTATAGTGTCGCAAAAGACCCCAAGGCCAGCGATGTTTACAAGTCATTGTTTACTACGCATAAAAGTGAGAAAGAACAATCACGCGCACATTGGGTTACCTACAATCCGTTCTACAATTAG